The stretch of DNA tccaaaagtaagatgatccgtactttggAAGACacaggctcaatagtaacaccagttgatgaggttggtattccacctcacaacccacacgataaaagaagactagctaattcaaaaatatctttattcagtaggtaacttagttacactttgaatcgtcattttttatacttataagtaaagaacgtctcatccgcctaaactactgcagcttctcacaacctgtatagccggggaaaagaagctgcaagaaaaaaacctcggcatagagCCCTGGACGTTCTTGTAAAGCACTTCTTAATTAGTAACACtttttgtttgtatgtatgtttgattTGTTCTTTTGTTCTTGAGGGAGTGTTACACTTgtattttagtaaaataaacGAGGAGATTATATTACCTATTTCAGGTCTCCCTTTACGAGTACATCGACCGGTGGATGAGGTGCAGGATGAATGCGTGAAATACTTTAAGTACGGTTATGAATCTAGAAAGCTGGGTGCGTATTAAGCAGTTCATCTATGTATGTTATAGAAGCGGCGTTACGGCTACAGCCAAGTAGTGAGGTCTTACCAAGCTATGACGTTAGATCCAGCTTTGCAGGTTTGCAAGTCAGACTTAACATCAAATCCTTCGAGGGAAAACTAAGTACAAAACATGAGAAAAGAGACGACAACTGACGGCGAAAAAGTATCGTCCAATGACTCTTTTCAAaatatgtgcgtgtgtgtgtgtgtgtgtgtctgtgtgtgtgcgtgtgtgtgtgtgtgtgtgtgagcgtTTTGTTAAATAGaaggtgtgtatgtgtgtgtgttttaaggATTAGGGGATTAAGTAACTTTTGAgtatcataacataatataacataaatatacatatacatactcCAAAGCacaaaatcatcttactttttcggacatttTACTTTGTCTTTGTATATCTAAGTACACAAACGATCACTTCTATCGCGCTTAATATCAAATTGCATCGCGCCGTGAGGAGGCTCACCAAGCGGTTGCACATGCCCCCGCATGtttttcaggggcctttggcggctcaataataaccttgacaccagggataatggggttggtaatccacctcacaacccacacgatagaagaagactcttTTTTTTGTAGATTCGTCTATATAAATGGGGGGAGCTGAAGACTGTCCGCCGctacaacaacaaaaataacGATCTGAGGGTGCCCACGAGCATTATTATGTAACTGTTCCAGCGTGTGGCGACGTGGGCCCAGTGTACGCTCCGTGCAGGATGGAGCAGTCAGCCAACAGCACGTTCCCCGGCTGCTGCCCCCGGCTCGTCTGCCCACCCTACTACACCTACCTGGACGCGTACGTGTACACGTTCTCCCTGATCGTGTCTGGGGGTCAAGCCCCGATGCTTCGCGGGACCATCACGCCCAATCCCGTAGAAAGTTTACTTTACGTGACGAGAATCAGTCCCGCAGTATATTCTCGTTTAGGGAAATAAAAGAGTTAATGCttcaaaatatacctacttacgttaacgttttttttttgttataataagtatatttatacgtttacgttttttaacgtttaattatcttaagtgcagttttcactaacgcagtttttgaataataaatatttttgaattttgacctcggcacagggccctagacgttcttttaaagcACTTCTtaattagtaaccctttctgtccaactagTACTTACGTTTACGTTtaattatcttaagtgcagttttcactatagcagttggctcgatcattatataCAGCGATACAtctctcaccacctatcacgttagtctaacagaaagctcggtgaggtgtgggtacttagttcatcttgcgttggatgtacctctgactactccaattgggatataccgtaatcatggcacttgcaacagtgtcgaaatatcgggagtctcatatccctattttaaacgcggtaagaacccgttattatgtgttttaattatggatATATCGTGTCGTATATCAGGAGCTTATGTTGGTTTAGTCGATCGGAATGCAACACAAAGTCTCTTTGAAAATAATGaactacacatacatacataattatgtacttacactaAAAATCGACACAACTTTAGACTATCGATTATAGGCCCCAAAATAATCTAAATGTCGATATTGAGAAATTCTATAATTATATCGATTAgtcgatataatcgattaagTCGACACTAtcgattattgcaatactatcaatataatcgattataataattgttagaTATAATCGATTATGTCGACACTAtcgattattgcaatactatcaattcaatcgattattaatcgaaATACAGTCGATTATCGAGCAACACTAGGTGTGTTTATGTCCCAGTGctattatacaatattttttgtataaaacataatatgtactttcttttttgttgacgtcacttattgtaccACGCCGTATCCGGGTTCATCCAGGTCTGCATGaaaaccgcaccgcgcgcggcgcgaattatattgagcgcttggaccaataaacgatacgaatgctatctacgtagatggacgtcaaacggctattggtcgtaGGCCTCGATGTAattcgcgcggcgcgcggcgcggttaccgtgcagagcctactggagttttattctatgctaataggTACCTAGTCAATCATTATACTTTTGAACACCAGAAATGGGCTTGTTaagttctgtttttttattattccgacattaattattatttaattaaaaccaTTCTAATGAACTGATTCATACcgacaatttattattatattcaaaatgtgataaaaataaTGGCCATAATGTGTCAATCGACCTCGAGTAAATCGGCACATGTTTACCAGTTGTAACAAACACATCAATGGATCCATTTGTAACCGCGGTAGCTGGTGTGTCGGTGTGTGGTGTGGGGGCAGTGACCTCCTTGGTCACTCTGTTCATCAGCTCCATATCCTGGGCCATTATACCGCGGTGGAGGACCTTCAAGAACTATGTGTTCCTTAACATCATCTTCGCCTTCAACTTCATATACTACTTACCTTTAACTTTATTTGTGACCAGCTACTGCCTCGACACGAAGATCTCCTACGTCGCCCTGGACATCACCGTTAATTTTTTCATGTTCGCCGCCTGTTGCTGGCTGATGGTCATGGCTATGATATTCTACACCGATCTGGTCAAAGTCTTCGGCAGTACCATCACTAGGAAACTCCTCAAAAGCAACCTCTTCGGTTGGGGACTGCCTGTTGTTGTGAGCACCGCTAAGATTGTCAACAAGCTCATCATTTTCCGAGTGAACGAAAAGGAATTGGATGAAGGGCAACTTCTGATTTACCACAAAGTATTCTACTGGGAGGAAGTTGCACAAAATGTAGTGATGATGTTGTTGTTGCTGGTGAACTTCTTAGTGTACGTTAGAGTGGTGTACGAGCTCATCAAGATTCCGAAGGTCAGATGTCACGGGAAACGCGGGGAGAAGCTGAAAGTGGCGACTCTGGCTTTTGTCATGAGCGGGATCCTCCTGCTAATATCTATTTTGATGACGGTTCTCATGCTAACCGGAGCGAAGGACAAATACTACTTGTATCCCCTGGGTTTGGCGATGTTCGGGGTGCAGACTACGGTCATCAACGTCTGCTACTTGCGGTCGAAGGTCATCAGGCAGACGTGGAAACAGCACGTGAAGGATATTCAGAGAGCAAAGAGGAACAGAGAACTCGAAATAGATACTTCTAAACTTTCTTTTACCATGGACAATACCAATCTTTAGTAGATTTGTTTTCTAAGTTTGATGGATGCCTGtataactaatttatttatttagcttaTGTAGCATGGTAACtgtttgtaagtaagtactttattttaatagaaGTATATttactcaatcaatcaatcaatcaataatactttattgcacaacaacatatataaaggacataaacatacgaataaaacataagcacaataggcggccttattgctaaacagcaataaggcaataatttacttacttacgtttTATTTTATCGTTGTCGCATCTTTAAGCTCTAAGCAAAATTTTCATCCAATTTCATAAGATGGATAATTCTGATGTTGAACGGTGTAGTAAGGCTGCTTTCCACCAGAGCAGTACGAGTAAAATGTGTCGTTCGAGGATGTGTAGCTGTGCTGTGGAAATGTGTAGgggtttccaccagagctgtgcgtACGATGAAGTGTAGCGGAGCTGTCAAAATGCGCAAATGTGCGATCCTTCACACACATTTCTcgcttgttttgtatgtagaaTGACCTCGCTTCGCTAAACCActttccaccagagctgagcTGAACGAGGCTAGGAAAATGAAGTGATTCTATTGGTGGATTTTATCCTCGCACACCGCTTAGCTACCTCGCACAGttctggtggaaaagcagccttGATTACTTCGCCCGTATAACGGTTCATCATGTAAGACAGGATACATTTCCTTGATCAGTGTCTACTACATGTCTGGGTAGATAAGCAGCTGAGCGCGTTCTAAGTATTTCATTTGCTCTCAGTCTACCGGTGTGATTCTCTTAAGATACAGTAGTCCGGTTTTTTAAGGCGTAAGTATTTGGAATACATTTTTAtgtgttattgtcttgtttttgtatgtcgccgcccttttataataaactatttttattctattcttgaATGACGCTAGTGTTCGCGGCAGAGTGATCTGTGGGCTAAGCACCggaagcgcgcgactctttctcgcctcgacatatcacccgtcactctctcacagtactgcacagaaagagacagatgatctctgtcgcggcgagaaagagtcgcgtgcttacggtgctaagcccgaaCTAGCCCGAGTCTGTAACTAGTTTGACAGTTTTCTTTGAGATTGGCAAGAGTCCGTCGTTGACAGTTCGTCGACGAACGGACAGCATAGATTAACACGGACCGTCACGTGGATAGTgaacgaataaaaaaaacaatctttatttaagtacttatatgacTTGAATGACAAATATTATGCCCGCGAAGTAAATGAAAACGGAGTGTTGGGCCTCCGCGCTATTTCTGATCTGTGTGCCGAAGCCTTCAGAGAACCACATATTAGCATACAATCTCTACCAAGGTGTGAAGTAAAACACATGAAtagtttcaattatttattcgaTGTCGCCCGGCATCTTCCTCGATCACCCCTCTAGAGTAGTAATATTTTGGCACAATATTTGGCGTGTGACTACAAtactgattatttattattcatttatttttattcatgcGAGGACGACAAACGCTCGGAGAAGTTGAAGATAACGATAAATGGATGGTGACAAGACTTTGCTTACTCCAAGTATTCTTcactaaggcgattctcacacgataCCGCACGCGGTTGGCGGTGAAGCGGTTGATAAGGGCGCATTGACTTGTATGTATCCGCAGATCATCGCCTCGCCGCGCGGCGCACCGCTACAAAATCTGCGTCGTATGAGAATCGCCTGACAGCTAATAGGTTAACCCTATACAGTATACAGAGGTGGTAACAAGAGCGTTCCTGTCTGGAGAgcgggattttgtatgaaaccttttTGTGAACGAATTTGAAGCCGGAACGCTCCTGCCCCTGTAGCGTGCAGTACGCATATCCCGCGCGTTGCGATATGTGAACCAATAGAATTGCTTTATATATCATGTAGCCAATAGCGTTGATGCATATGTCGCAACGCGCGAAATACGCGTGCTGCATGCTAGGGTTATCGCTCTtgtgtacgtagtattattcttcattctatgCTCGTGTGCCGTGCAGCAAGTTTGAGGCGCCACAACATGTCCAGAACGACAAGTTGAATACATTCTATCTTTCTTTACACTAGTCCAGCAGACAAGAATGAATAAAGCCTGTTGCTTTTGGTTGTTTAATGATCATCTGACATTGTCATTTATCATAAAATCTGTATATAATATAGTTTTGACGCGTGCGTATAAACAAAGGCTAACTGTCTTCAAGAGCTGCAAGAAAAAGTACTTACACTTCTCACAAAAAAAACCACTATcgaatttttgttcaacaaaacctgTGGCTtacttaaattttaaatttgaatttggaacattcatatttaaaagaattaaaaaccttacgtaatacccactgtaaaattacattaatttttttatttctaatactCGTAGATATatttctgataatccttacgaaatATAAACTTGCTAGATTGAAagaaggacccggtggtgtaatggttaacacgttcGTCCAAGCTTGACAAGAACTGCGGATTCAAGGCCCGAacaagtcagattttttcgatttaaattttctctttgtgaactTGTTAGGtgtcgatttttttgatgagaagtgtaagcATGTTTGTATAAAGATGTATCACAACTTTTTTTCTATGAATTATGCTGTGGCAACGAGTCCACGACCGTCGATTCCCGCTACAGCGAATGGCTTGATAAAATATGATATGCCGGCCgctaatgacggactttccaatcgacgttccccaaacacacgatagatggcttTGTTCacctttaacgtgataattacctattttctcattgctggggtatataattattcaaaaatgtaatggcagaagcatatataaaactaattgttgcttgttattcggatcacattatgtatagaatgatgttgctacctatattgcttctcttaattttgatcgaataataatggatggaagttgtaattgtaccttggtgtaataaaaagggtcatcaatcatcatttatacccaaaaacaaagataaaatacgcacatgtctgttatctatgaaatgagaagtttaaacgaagaaaaaacttaacaacgccatctatcgtgtttttggggaacgccgtcTTTACACGTAACATCTTCAACTTCGGTGGTTTTACCAAGACTGACTGTACTGCTGTCGTCCtctttattttaagtacatagTTTATGCTGAATAAGGAATCTGAAATTGCCGTGGAGTTAATTAAGCTTTGTCAACATTATTTTGCTTATCACAATCATATTTGAAATGCTATTTGTGACTTGGCCAAAATTATGCTACGTGTACTTACAATGTAATTTAGGTTAtctgtggctctgcccaacccattagggattacaatcGTGTATATACACGAAAAATCACCTACATATGCATTtggttttataatataataataaaatgaatatgCCAACTTTACCCTGTAGCTGATGTTCCTTTTGCGATAAATATAGCAAACGTGTTTtacaagatttgtgcccggttaatggcaataggctcgttcTCTATTACATGGCGTGGCTGACTTTGTAAAgcgacgtatctgcaatttttcgctaaaataatttgtgtcttattgacaatagcaaccttgcaaatcagattcgccaaaaatttcaaatacttcagttagcgacgtcagcgacgctGGGATTTAAATGTAGTTGgcctgtgtacggtcacgagcattaaatgtacactttggtaccatgtcacattaacattttttgacaaattgaactgtaagtctcactaaatgtcaaatatgttagtgcgacagagtcctaaagtgggtaagtacattatattgctcatgactgtactatacacaTCTACTCTTTCGGGCGAAAGAGTAAAACGTCGAAAATTCGACAAGAAGTCGGTAGTGAAACTGACCTAACGGGGATGGTGGGTGTGTTTCTGGGTgtatgtttatggtatgaattatTACGGTGTACGTttacaagtactaatatgtattcactttaataccatgtcacattaacttttttgacaaattacaccgtaagtctttttaaatctcaaatatgatagtgcgacagggttcttaatTGGGTACGTAtgtactcatgactgtacgtatgatACCTAAATATTATAACTAAAACAAGAAATACTCCGTTTAATCGTCTGGAAAAGGCCGAAGATGATCGGTAGCTTCCTTCAAAGCTATAATCCTTTGTGGGCATTTTCCTTGTTTTTTCCACTTGACGCACCTTTCCTTAATTCATGTATTTCCTAAGAACATGAATCGTATTCTTTGATATCGATTTGAGGCGTACGGCCAGCTTaagagtaggtacagtcatgagcaatataatgtacccacttcaagactctgtcgcactaacatatttgacatttagtgagacttacagttcaatttgtcaaaaaagttaatgtgacatggtaccaaagtgtatatatatcaatgctcgtgaccgtactataaaCTGGTGTGCTTGTATGAAGACTttcatgagagtggaagaagcgaatgtGGTCAATCAGGATTGTAATGAGTGGGATTCCGtagcctctgcctaccccaaagggaaataggcgtgatcttatatatgtatgtaattctcCAAACtcgaaaaccaaaacaaaaccgTTAAAGTACCAACTTTATTTTGGCCAAGCCGAAACGTGTCAATGAATTAAATGCAATATAACCTTTATTGTCCTAAgcaaaataatgtgaatgtggACTTAGGTTTAAAATCTGGAATTACTGTTCAATTTCAAAGTACTTTAAACTTCACAAGTTAAATCAACATGACTAAAATGTTACTTCTTACAACATTACGAGACAAACAACCTTTTTACAATATTATCTACTAATATCCATACGAACACAACAAAGGGGTTTGAAcgtttttgtatggaatttgtCACAGGTGATAACAGCCATTGCCATAAAACCTATAAGTAATTCATTCCGTCGAAAACAATGATACAAATTGGCTGACAAGTAAGTAGATGTGAAAAAATCTCCCACAATTTATTTGAAATTGATCTTCAATATTAATGCAATGAACACAACCACAGTCATTGGGAgattttatcaaaatattttatctttcttAGAATCAGTGGCACTTTCATGCGATAGCATAATTCGGATAATTCTGCAGCATAAGGAACCCTTTGGGAAGTCAATCACAAAATGCTTATACACTAAATACATATAGATTCCGTTTCGTGTTATGAACAATATAGGCGCCAAGACCTATCTAGCACGTgggttatctcttttgaaagtgtACAGAATATATTATCAACGGTGATCGAATGAATTATCAGTTGTCTGGCTGTCATCATTTGTGGCAGTGAGCTCCATGCCTTTCCCAACAAGTCCTCCGTCTAGCACGAGGTACCCAATCTGGCGCAACTAAGTTACAACTCAACATCAATAAATTTTGGAATTACAGTACATTTTGCGACAAATGTCATTTTAATCTGTGGGAATCAACGGTTTACAACCTGTAGCTATGTAAACCGTTAGATCCCCACAAATCTTGTATTAATAGTattaacaaaacaacaaaatatgggCCTTACTCTTTAAAGGCGTTTCCAAAGACAATGGTCTCTTCAGTGGCCTTAAAGAACCGACCCCGTCGTGGCAGTGATAATAATCAAGTCTGATGAAATTCCTCAAACAAATTATAAGTTCGCCCTCCAATTACGACCAGAGTTCCAGCCATAAAACTGAATGCCCTTACAGGTTGCCATAAATAAATCATGCAGAACGTATTAACAATGCCAAATTCGTTTGGAAGAATAATTTCGTCATCTTTCGCTTGATCAATTTATTCGAATATAGTTTTtaacgtttattttttatctagaTTTTTCGATTGAACCTAATTTATAATTCGAAAATGTCTTTTGGCGCACAAATGCTTTGTTTCGACTGATCCCCGACGTGGACGCCAAACTCCTGTTCCCGGCACTCCGCACTCCGTCTGCTTCGAACATTCCGGTCGCCATTATATCTGCGATCGCACTAAGTACCTTACTAcactataaatttatttattggatcctttaattattgctttataatttatttatttggtcggTCAAATCCTTAGCAAGTGATTATCgtgtaaaaaagtaaattgtGTGCTCTCATGTGCTCAGATTCGATTACAACTAGAGTAAAAGAGAAAGCGGTTCCGACGAACAGATCACTACGAGCAGCGAAACTATCAGTAAAATACTTCTAAAAGTTGAACACTAGTCTAATGGGATAGCCGTCACTGACTTCTAAAAGGCCTTCGATAGGATTCGTCCTGAGATCACAATCTTAAAGATTAAGTACAAACTATTATTGCGTGTTTAATTGCACTGTTACGATTACAAAGTATCGATTAGAGAttctttactattaaagagtccTTGATACACTTTAGTATAGTCCGAGTGCGGCTGTGTGCCGCAAGGCAGCGCGCCGGGCCCGCTCCGCTAGCAGGCGCCGTTTGCGACCTCGAGGTCGCTCACACGGGCGGGTCCATGTCGCGCTGCAGAGACGTTAGTCACGTGTGGAACACCCACCCGGGGATCGGAGGTCACGCGTCCGGCACGCCATGGATGTGGTGCTGGTAGTTGTGATTCAGCTTGTTGGCGAACTCGTGCATGATGTCTCGGAATATCACCGAGTCTAGGTTCTCGCCGAGGATGTACAGCAAGTACCAGTCGCCCATCTTGCTGCGGCGCACGATGGTGTCGACGTTGTCGCGGCGCACGAGCCGGAACCTCATGCGCATCATGTAGACGCGCATGCGCGGCGAGAAGATGATCACGAGCCGGTAGAGCAGCGTGACGAAGGTGAGCAGGCCGAGGATGACGAACCAGAACCAAAGGAAGACGTAGATCTTCTCGTTGACCACGTTCAGTGGCAGGATGCACAGCGCATCGTGGCGCTCCACCTCGCCAGATGACCCGAACTTGTTGAACAGAGTGCATTTCACCATCCTGCAAGTTGGGGGAAATATAGTGTGAGTTCATTATTCGAACTATTGAAACTAACTGTTCTGTacaacttataaaaaaaaaaaaaaaacatttatttcgggtgttttcccatagcaattgttagtaacaaaagtcttataaaaaaaagtcttagtctatgttagtaaaaaattacaattaattaatcaattaaataattatataatttagtgtCTTTGGCAAGTTGGACGCGAGTACAGTGCTGCATAATAGCACTGTCCACGTCCAGCCTTGCCGCGACAGTCTGC from Pectinophora gossypiella chromosome 3, ilPecGoss1.1, whole genome shotgun sequence encodes:
- the LOC126382237 gene encoding adhesion G-protein coupled receptor G6-like, whose amino-acid sequence is MDPFVTAVAGVSVCGVGAVTSLVTLFISSISWAIIPRWRTFKNYVFLNIIFAFNFIYYLPLTLFVTSYCLDTKISYVALDITVNFFMFAACCWLMVMAMIFYTDLVKVFGSTITRKLLKSNLFGWGLPVVVSTAKIVNKLIIFRVNEKELDEGQLLIYHKVFYWEEVAQNVVMMLLLLVNFLVYVRVVYELIKIPKVRCHGKRGEKLKVATLAFVMSGILLLISILMTVLMLTGAKDKYYLYPLGLAMFGVQTTVINVCYLRSKVIRQTWKQHVKDIQRAKRNRELEIDTSKLSFTMDNTNL